Proteins encoded in a region of the Onychostoma macrolepis isolate SWU-2019 chromosome 20, ASM1243209v1, whole genome shotgun sequence genome:
- the nmbr gene encoding neuromedin-B receptor, translating into MDHTFSEDTSVYENFTDDWTSDGGETVHFIIRCVIPSVYILIITVGLLGNITLVKIFITTSAMRSVPNIFISSLAVGDLLLLVTCVPVDAFRYFYEEWIFGTVACKMIPVIQLTSVGVSVFTLTALSADRHKAIVNPMDIQTSSAVFWTCLKAITIWVVSVLLAIPEAVFSQVVHMPDKNMTFTACVPYPLSNEMHPKIHSIMIFLVYFLIPLSIISVYYYHIAKTLIKSAHDMPGEISEHSKRQTETRKRLAKIVLVFVGLFALCWFPNHVLYMYRSFNYRQIDSSLSHLIITLVARVLSFSSSCVNPFALYLLSESFRRHFNNQLLCRQRKYQERNTSYLQSTSAIRMTSIRKSTPAVANGHGLKTGVCI; encoded by the exons aTGGATCACACTTTCTCTGAGGATACCTCAGTTTATGAGAACTTCACAGATGACTGGACATCAGATGGAGGGGAAACGGTGCATTTCATCATTCGATGCGTTATCCCGTCGGTCTACATACTTATCATAACGGTTGGTTTACTGGGCAACATTACTCTTGTGAAAATATTCATCACTACCAGCGCGATGCGAAGTGTACCAAACATTTTCATCTCCAGCCTGGCCGTGGGAGATCTTTTGCTTTTGGTCACTTGTGTACCAGTGGACGCGTTCAGGTATTTCTACGAGGAGTGGATTTTTGGAACGGTGGCTTGTAAGATGATCCCGGTGATCCAGCTCACTTCGGTCGGAGTCTCCGTGTTCACTCTCACGGCACTGAGCGCAGACAG ACACAAAGCTATTGTGAATCCCATGGACATCCAGACCTCCAGCGCAGTGTTCTGGACCTGCTTGAAGGCCATCACTATATGGGTTGTCTCAGTGCTGCTGGCTATCCCTGAGGCGGTCTTCTCGCAGGTGGTTCATATGCCAGATAAGAACATGACGTTCACCGCTTGTGTGCCGTATCCACTCTCCAACGAGATGCATCCCAAGATTCACTCCATTATGATATTCCTCGTCTACTTCCTCATCCCTCTGAGTATTATCTCTGTTTACTACTACCACATCGCGAAGACGCTTATCAAGAGTGCTCATGATATGCCAGGTGAGATTAGTGAGCACTCCAAAAGACAG ACGGAAACGAGGAAGCGTCTAGCCAAGATCGTTCTGGTGTTCGTGGGCCTCTTTGCGCTGTGCTGGTTCCCCAACCACGTTCTCTACATGTACCGCTCATTCAACTATCGGCAGATCGACTCTTCGCTGTCACACCTCATCATCACGCTTGTGGCGCGCGTGTTGAGTTTCTCCAGCTCCTGCGTGAACCCGTTTGCCTTGTACCTGCTGAGCGAGAGCTTCCGAAGGCACTTCAACAACCAGCTACTGTGCAGACAACGCAAATACCAAGAGCGCAACACCAGCTACCTCCAGAGCACCTCTGCTATCCGCATGACCTCCATCAGGAAGAGTACACCCGCTGTCGCTAACGGACATGGCCTAAAAACAGGAGTCTGCATTTAG
- the gje1a gene encoding gap junction epsilon-1 protein isoform X2: MNSSPPGLRLLRPPTVIGQFHTLFFGSVRTFFLGVLGFAVYGNEALHFSCDPDKREINLYCYNQFRPITPQVFWALQLVTVLVPGAVFHLYAACKDIDQEEILQRPVSTVFYIISVLLRIILEVLAFWLQSHLFGFLVDPIYMCDASALAKIFNISKCMVPEHFEKTIFLSAMYTFTIITILLCIAEIFEILFRRLGYLNQPVT; encoded by the exons ATGAACAGCTCTCCGCCTGGATTACGGTTG CTCAGGCCTCCGACAGTGATAGGCCAGTTCCACACGCTGTTTTTTGGCTCTGTGCGTACATTTTTCCTTGGGGTCCTTGGATTCGCTGTTTATGGCAATGAGGCCCTCCACTTCAGCTGTGATCCGGACAAAAGGGAAATAAACCTTTACTGTTACAACCAGTTCAGACCTATAACACCTCAG GTATTCTGGGCGTTGCAGCTAGTCACTGTCTTGGTACCTGGAGCTGTGTTTCATCTTTATGCTGCCTGTAAAGATATAGACCAGGAGGAGATCCTTCAGCGGCCAGTGTCCACAGTCTTCTACATTATCTCTGTCCTGTTGAGAATAATTCTGGAAGTCTTAGCATTTTGGCTTCAGAGCCACCTTTTTGGGTTCCTGGTTGATCCTATTTATATGTGCGATGCCAGTGCCCTTGCAAAGATCTTCAACATCTCGAAGTGTATGGTCCCTGAACACTTTGAGAAGACTATCTTCCTCAGTGCGATGTACACCTTCACCATCATCACCATACTCCTCTGTATCGCTGAGATTTTTGAGATTCTGTTCCGAAGACTTGGTTATTTAAACCAGCCAGTGACTTGA
- the gje1a gene encoding gap junction epsilon-1 protein isoform X1: MSLNYIKNFYEGCLRPPTVIGQFHTLFFGSVRTFFLGVLGFAVYGNEALHFSCDPDKREINLYCYNQFRPITPQVFWALQLVTVLVPGAVFHLYAACKDIDQEEILQRPVSTVFYIISVLLRIILEVLAFWLQSHLFGFLVDPIYMCDASALAKIFNISKCMVPEHFEKTIFLSAMYTFTIITILLCIAEIFEILFRRLGYLNQPVT; the protein is encoded by the exons ATGTCATTAAACTACATCAAAAACTTTTATGAAGGATGT CTCAGGCCTCCGACAGTGATAGGCCAGTTCCACACGCTGTTTTTTGGCTCTGTGCGTACATTTTTCCTTGGGGTCCTTGGATTCGCTGTTTATGGCAATGAGGCCCTCCACTTCAGCTGTGATCCGGACAAAAGGGAAATAAACCTTTACTGTTACAACCAGTTCAGACCTATAACACCTCAG GTATTCTGGGCGTTGCAGCTAGTCACTGTCTTGGTACCTGGAGCTGTGTTTCATCTTTATGCTGCCTGTAAAGATATAGACCAGGAGGAGATCCTTCAGCGGCCAGTGTCCACAGTCTTCTACATTATCTCTGTCCTGTTGAGAATAATTCTGGAAGTCTTAGCATTTTGGCTTCAGAGCCACCTTTTTGGGTTCCTGGTTGATCCTATTTATATGTGCGATGCCAGTGCCCTTGCAAAGATCTTCAACATCTCGAAGTGTATGGTCCCTGAACACTTTGAGAAGACTATCTTCCTCAGTGCGATGTACACCTTCACCATCATCACCATACTCCTCTGTATCGCTGAGATTTTTGAGATTCTGTTCCGAAGACTTGGTTATTTAAACCAGCCAGTGACTTGA